CAAGAAGGTGATGCAATCCGTCGCCGATCTAACGATGGCGATGCGGTCTGATGTCCTTCACAACATGCCTCCAACGTCAATGGATACAGCGTGCGCCATTCGCCGAAATTCGAGCCGAATGGAACAACTTGACGATCTCAATTTTGAAGCGGAGGTCGCTACGATTAAGAAGGAGGAAGATCATGATGCGCGGCCATAACCGCCCGCCCTTTCCGCCGAAGATACCCGGGACCAACATGAGGTCGTGGGACGTTCCGACCGCGATCATTTACCGGCCGGCACGTTCCGCGATGACATCGGCGCCGCGGCCTAACTACTGGATACTGGAATTCGAGCCGTCGCGCCCGCCCCACATCGAGCCGCTGATGGGATATACCTCCAGCGACGATCCCTATCGTCCGATCCGGCTGAAGTTTCCCGACCGCGAAAGCGCTGTGGCATTCGCGGAGCGGCAGGACTGGCGCTACCTCGTGCGCGAGGACACGACTCACCGACGTGCGCCGCACCACTGGCGGGGAGAGGAATGGCATCGGCTCTACAAGGGAGCCGATGCGCCGGAAGCCTATCGTATACCGTCCCGCGTGGATCACG
This genomic interval from Oceanibaculum nanhaiense contains the following:
- a CDS encoding NADH dehydrogenase ubiquinone Fe-S protein 4, encoding MMRGHNRPPFPPKIPGTNMRSWDVPTAIIYRPARSAMTSAPRPNYWILEFEPSRPPHIEPLMGYTSSDDPYRPIRLKFPDRESAVAFAERQDWRYLVREDTTHRRAPHHWRGEEWHRLYKGADAPEAYRIPSRVDHGRTDHRLRRAVEEKGTVDLSSQEQAEFDPVLEASLESFPASDPPAWTGVTIAGKEQ